A DNA window from Trichocoleus sp. FACHB-46 contains the following coding sequences:
- a CDS encoding AAA family ATPase, producing the protein MIITVASFKGGVGKTTTAIHLACFLSQKGNTLLVDGDPNRSATGWAKRGELPFKVVDLMQAPMQSRNFEHVVIDTAARPSREDLEALADGCNLLILPTTPDALAMHALLQTVDTLKSLGSDRYRILLTVIPPSPRKTGEQAREALEELPMFKQGIRRFAAYEKAALEGVPVYKTGDRNGRIAWREYEAVGREVLK; encoded by the coding sequence GTGATCATTACTGTCGCGTCCTTCAAAGGTGGCGTAGGCAAGACCACAACAGCTATCCATCTCGCTTGCTTCCTGTCTCAAAAGGGAAACACATTACTTGTTGATGGTGATCCAAACCGTAGTGCCACTGGATGGGCTAAACGGGGAGAATTGCCCTTTAAGGTTGTGGACTTGATGCAGGCTCCAATGCAAAGCCGAAACTTTGAGCATGTGGTTATCGACACTGCTGCCCGACCGAGCAGAGAAGATTTGGAAGCTCTGGCTGATGGATGCAACCTGCTCATCCTTCCCACCACTCCAGATGCCTTAGCGATGCACGCCCTCCTGCAAACTGTGGACACTCTTAAGTCCCTGGGGAGCGATCGCTATCGAATTTTGCTAACGGTTATTCCACCAAGCCCTCGCAAAACTGGAGAGCAAGCGAGGGAAGCACTTGAAGAACTGCCAATGTTTAAGCAGGGGATTCGCAGATTTGCAGCTTATGAGAAGGCTGCACTAGAGGGGGTGCCTGTTTATAAGACTGGCGATCGCAATGGTCGGATTGCCTGGAGAGAATACGAAGCTGTTGGACGTGAGGTATTGAAGTGA
- a CDS encoding WD40 repeat domain-containing protein gives MSDSEQSWECIAELVGHSSWIYGVPITSNGMLASVSGHMILLWDLETQELNAVLEGHTKTILALDRSPDSRFLASGGIDKITTLWDLETKELICTLAHRKDTIHSVAFSPDSKLLASGGENKYKTVNGQKTTIYLWDIDSQELTKTLSGHDLRVNSLAFSPDGKTLASISNDLTTRLWDVESGSQTQVWALVF, from the coding sequence ATGTCAGACTCAGAGCAATCCTGGGAGTGTATAGCTGAACTGGTTGGGCATTCAAGCTGGATTTATGGAGTTCCAATTACTTCAAATGGAATGTTGGCTAGCGTGAGTGGTCATATGATTCTTCTTTGGGATCTCGAAACCCAAGAGCTAAACGCTGTTCTAGAAGGTCATACAAAGACTATTCTTGCCCTTGATCGCAGTCCTGACAGTAGATTTCTAGCTAGCGGTGGCATTGATAAAATAACTACCTTATGGGATTTAGAGACAAAAGAACTAATTTGTACACTCGCTCACCGCAAGGATACGATTCATTCAGTTGCATTTAGCCCCGATAGTAAATTGCTTGCAAGTGGTGGGGAGAATAAATACAAGACTGTTAATGGACAGAAGACAACTATTTATCTTTGGGATATTGATAGTCAAGAGTTAACAAAAACCCTGTCAGGACACGACCTTAGAGTCAATAGTCTTGCCTTTAGTCCGGATGGTAAAACCTTAGCAAGCATAAGCAACGACCTCACAACTAGGTTATGGGATGTGGAGTCAGGAAGCCAAACACAGGTCTGGGCACTGGTCTTCTAA